The following coding sequences lie in one Musa acuminata AAA Group cultivar baxijiao chromosome BXJ1-8, Cavendish_Baxijiao_AAA, whole genome shotgun sequence genomic window:
- the LOC135680395 gene encoding probable calcium-binding protein CML46 gives MEKPLPTAPYHSLALTEPIVLLFNKTISMGVVLKNKISMGFLFRHPAPCASGVVDRVRPGDSADGSEAPELTREDVETVMEIITGMPCGADGEQLEELRGVFEGEEPSLEEMAEAFSVFDDDGDGVIEPLDLHRVLCKLGFPEGAALEACRRMIAAYDENDDGRIDLKEFIKVVE, from the coding sequence ATGGAGAAACCATTGCCAACTGCACCGTACCACTCCCTCGCACTCACAGAGCCCATCGTGCTCCTCTTCAACAAGACCATCTCCATGGGGGTCGTCCTGAAGAATAAGATATCCATGGGGTTCCTCTTCCGGCACCCAGCGCCGTGCGCATCGGGGGTCGTCGATCGTGTCAGACCCGGCGACTCGGCCGACGGTAGCGAGGCGCCCGAGTTGACCAGAGAAGACGTGGAGACGGTGATGGAGATCATTACGGGCATGCCTTGCGGCGCGGACGGTGAGCAGCTCGAGGAGCTGCGTGGCGTGTTCGAGGGGGAGGAGCCGAGCTTGGAGGAAATGGCGGAGGCGTTCTCCGTCTTCGATGATGACGGTGACGGGGTCATAGAGCCCCTGGACCTGCATCGTGTTCTCTGCAAGCTGGGCTTCCCGGAGGGGGCGGCATTGGAGGCATGCCGACGGATGATCGCGGCGTACGACGAGAACGACGACGGGAGGATCGATTTGAAGGAGTTCATCAAAGTTGTGgagtga
- the LOC135588178 gene encoding granule-bound starch synthase 2, chloroplastic/amyloplastic-like — MDLFKLYEPMGGDHFNIFAAGLKTADRVITVSRGYAWELTTSEGGWGLHEIINENNWKFQGIVNGIDTVDWNPELDLHLQSDGYRNYSIETLQAGKPQCKAALQKELGLPVREDVPLIGFIGRLDHQKGVDLIAGAMPWIVGQDAQLVMLGTGRADLEEMLRKFDREYHNKVRAWVGFSVKMAHRITAGADVLLMPSRFEPCGLNQLYAMKYGTVPVVHAVGGLRDTVIPFDPFRESGFGWTFDRAEANKLINALGNCLNTYRNQKENWKGLQTRGMAQDLSWDNAAKHYEEVLVSAKYQW; from the coding sequence ATGGACCTCTTCAAGCTGTATGAGCCGATGGGAGGTGACCACTTCAACATCTTCGCGGCCGGCCTCAAGACTGCTGACCGCGTGATCACCGTCAGCCGTGGCTACGCATGGGAGCTCACAACATCCGAAGGTGGGTGGGGACTCCATGAGATCATAAACGAGAACAACTGGAAGTTCCAAGGCATCGTCAACGGGATCGACACAGTGGACTGGAACCCTGAGCTGGATCTTCACCTGCAATCCGATGGCTACAGAAACTATTCCATTGAGACTCTGCAAGCCGGGAAACCACAGTGCAAGGCGGCGCTGCAGAAGGAGCTCGGCCTCCCTGTCCGCGAGGACGTCCCCCTCATCGGATTCATCGGCCGGCTGGATCACCAGAAGGGCGTCGACCTCATTGCGGGTGCGATGCCTTGGATCGTCGGGCAGGACGCGCAGCTGGTGATGCTGGGCACCGGACGGGCCGACCTGGAGGAGATGCTGCGCAAGTTCGACAGGGAGTACCACAACAAGGTGAGGGCGTGGGTGGGGTTCTCGGTGAAGATGGCGCACAGGATCACCGCAGGGGCGGACGTCCTGCTCATGCCATCGCGGTTCGAGCCCTGCGGGCTGAACCAGCTGTACGCCATGAAGTACGGCACGGTCCCGGTGGTGCACGCCGTCGGCGGGCTTCGTGACACGGTGATCCCGTTCGATCCCTTCAGGGAGAGCGGGTTCGGGTGGACGTTCGACCGGGCGGAGGCCAACAAGCTGATCAATGCGCTGGGGAACTGCCTCAACACCTACAGGAACCAGAAGGAGAATTGGAAGGGCCTGCAGACGCGAGGGATGGCACAGGACCTGAGCTGGGACAACGCCGCCAAACATTACGAGGAAGTCCTCGTCTCAGCTAAGTATCAGTGGTGA